Part of the Zerene cesonia ecotype Mississippi chromosome 3, Zerene_cesonia_1.1, whole genome shotgun sequence genome is shown below.
tacaatatttaaacattgttaatgtatttataagtttgAGAATTGAGCATACTTTCGCatgaattgggctagctcacACCAGGGAAAGTACCACAACCCCATAGAAGATTGGTATAAGTAgaaaaacgtaaaataaattaacacacCTGAATACATAGtttcatttgtttcattaattcaaacatttgCTCTGGAGGTAATGTTGCCACTGCTTTACTTATAGCTTCTGGAGCCTTGTCTGGATCTACCGGGTCGCCATATGGATTTTCTATCTAGgaataaatacacttttttaGAGTAttcttgtatgtttatatatttgaacaaaaaattttatgatgttctattaaactcataaaatgGAAACATTAATAAGAGCCCTATAGTCTGACGGGTACTAGTATATATAGTTGCTGTGTTAAAAATTTGCATGAGTCAAAAACATATGCTGCTTCTTGATGCAACCAGGTTAAAAGGatccatttaatttataaaaacatttatagaaatttcatCACTTTCATTAAtacttaaactttaaaaaaaataagcctTCACATGTTtcatttagaataataaataagtaaatagttttaaattaggtatttgacaattattatatacctgTGGCCCTTGCATTAAAGCTTGCATTTCCATTCTTGATTTTTCCGTACAAGCATTATCAACTCTTAAGGATCGACCACCTATTTCatatccatttaaatttctcATTGCACTCAAAGCAGTTTCTTGGTCCTTATATTCACAGAATCCATAGCCCTTAGGCTTGCCGGTTTCTCGATCAAACACTAACTTAAAAGACAACACTGGGCCCACTTCACTgaatatatcttttaatttctCTTCGGTTGCTTCGTACGGGATATTACCAACTGAAAAAATGGTTACGTTTTCAATATGTTGTTTTACTCTTTACTTACTATATAAAGGTCTCGTAAACGATTCACGTACCGAAAACAGATCTCATGGATTTATCCATGATACTTTGTTCTtccttttctttgtttttatccattttgatttaaaacttgtttccaaaacttcaattaattataaattatacttatcaATTAATTCTATTACAATGgatttgtgaaatatattcaGAAATATATGCACATAACAGTTTGCACATCAATGCTAGCTAACCCCAGCCGCCAAAACATTGAGAATTAGGATTATTGACATTTGGAATTTGGCATTACAAATTAGAATTTGACAGTGACAATATGAAATTCCGTGCCCCAAAAGAAGTCTACACTGGCAAATAGTTGAAACTTATTGCcataaaggaataaaaaaaataaaaaaaaaagaagtctATTGACGcgatgctttattttttaatatttaatggctTCGTTACGAGACCTTTAAGCCAAGtcttatttttgataacaaatttctttaatttgacGCTATGCTGACCCCTACCTGTCAGTGAAAATAATGTTGctcatttgtaatttatatgccCTCTAagttgaagaaaataaataagaaaaaagttaTTGAAAATACCGCTTCattctatgtatgtataagtAAGTATGGATTACTCATACTTACAGACATATAATGAATAGGATACTTAGTATGATATCCAAAATGAATAACTTTATGGCTGTATAAAGGTCTTTTAACTATTATTCAGGACCCATAAACCAGATTGAATTGtcgatatacatttatttaaatatttgaacgcCATTCTATATTCTACGTTATGACCGCAACTTTTTTCATGAATCCACCATGGCATACCGCCTTTGCCGTAAACTTCTTTCGAGTCAGGACTCTATTTGTTTAATGCTGATTGACAATTTgatttcatacataaaaaacaattacagaCACAACATtcctaattgttttttaacgattgattaatatcatattaaaataatttgagaatTAATCTGTAAGTAGAATCTAATATAAGTCTACCTAAatcaaatttgttaattttgtcgAAATCGTCCCTATGGATATTGTGTAATTGATGTCCATACTAATAAGcgaaaaaacaatcaaacaaacagataaacaaaaaaactgcTGCTTAACATTGTTTTGGAGTATGTAAAACAAcacgtataaattataattgaaccATAAAAATCTGATGGTACTGGGTTCATCAATGAAAGGATGTATTTTTAGCCTTTTTTAATACTACTTTTCAATGTGCTTAGTGGcccaataaagaaaaacaatgtgGCAGCACTGAATACTGCCTAATTTCTTCGTCTAAGTGCTTCCTCTTACactcacaaataaaaattatttactatacaatatgaaagatattttctgtatgaaaatgtttcataCACTATTTAAAGAATATGTTGATCGatttccaaatatatatatagccttacTCCGTGTTTATGGCAACTGCCTGTTTGTAGCTCTCAACTGTGTCTCTCAATTCTCCCTAAATTATGTAcgattttttatctgtttaatttttcGATTTGCGATTCAAAGAAAATTTGAAGATACGCTGTCCTTGgtctaaaattaataatttttacaaatatttccatCTTAGTCACAATCAGCAAGTGTATAATTGGaagtgtttttcttttactgCTATTTAACAAATCGTTAGAAATATAAGACGCTCAACGGCAACTTAGTGATTATAAAAgacgattttaataaaactgcatTTTGAATATCAGTATTGATCCAATCATTGTAAAATAGTGCGATGAAagtggtaaatattatttattctatttaattcttcagtgatttaatattaaaaatcacattGTGTATTGACAAGTGCGGAATGAATCTCGATAATTCATCGAGAGAGAATTCGGAAGCGTTGGATTCCGTCGGCACAGTAAGTCCGAGAGAAAAATATCACAGTATGAAGGACAAAAAAGTATCGGTTCCAAGTACGGAAGGTGCACGGCCTAAGGTCGTGACTGTGAAACATCCCGAGTCAAATAAACCTAAACCTACAGCTAAGAAAAACAAACCCATTCAAGCCGATTTAGATGTCATTAAGGAGTTCATGAGGTGCAGAGATGAAGGAGTTAAAAGATTAGACCTCAGCAAGTCTTCAATTACTTCTTTACCACCAAATGTTAGAGATTTGACTCATCTcaatgagttttatttatatggaaacAAACTGGTTGCTCTTCCTGCAGAATTTGGCTGTCTGACAAATTTACAAACCCTGGCTCTCAATGAGAATTCTCTGACAAGCTTGCCTGATTCTCTTGCAAACTTGAAATCATTAAAAGTTCTAGACTTAAGGcacaataaattgaatgatatTCCTGAAGTTGTCTACAAATTAACATCTTTGACAACTTTGTTCTTGAGATTCAATAGGATTAGAGTAGTGGGAGATGGCATAGCAAATTTAACCAATTTAACTATGCTTAGCTTGAGGGAAAACAAGATAAAAGAATTATCATCAGGAATTGGCAATTTAGTTAATTTGGTTACATTTGATGTATCACACAATCATTTGGAGCATTTGCCTCAAGAAATTGGAAATTGTGTAAATTTGTCGACATTGGATTTACAACACAATGACTTGTTGGACATACCAGAAACAATTGGCAATTTGCAGGCTTTGACTAGATTAGGATTGAGATATAATAGGCTTTCTTCAATACCAGCTAGTCTTAGCAATTGTGTTAATATGGATGAGTTTAATGTTGAAGGGAACTCTATTTCCCAATTACCAAATGGTCTACTTtgtaatttaactaaattaaccAGCATTACTTTATCGAGGAATTCATTTACAAGTTATCCATCAGGCGGCCCTGCGCAATTCACTAATGTATACTCCATTAATTTAGAACACAAccaaattgataaaataccATATGCTATATTTTCCAGAGCAAAAAATCTCACAAAACTGAACATGAAAGAGAATTTATTGACTTCTCTTCCTCTGGATATAGGGACATGGCTGAACATGGTGGAGCTTAACTTGGGCACAAACCATCTTACCAAACTACCTGATGACATACAATGTTTACAAAACTTACAAGTTCTGATCTTATCTAATAATCTTCTAAGGAGAATTCCTCCAAGCATTGGTAATTTGGGAAAGCTGAGGGTACTTGATCTTGAAGagaataaattagaaattctGCCAAATGAAATTGGATTTCTGCATGAATTGCAGAAGTTAATAGTTCAGTCTAACCAATTAACTACATTACCCCGCTCCATTGGTCACTTGGTTAACCTCACATTCTTGAGTGTAggtgaaaataatttacaatatttgccCGAAGAGATTGGCACGCTTGAAAATTTAGAATCACTATATCTAAATGATAACCCAAATTTGTGTAACCTGCCATTTGAACTAGCCTTATGTGTGAGTTTGCAAATAATGAGCATTGAAAATTGTCCATTAACTGCTATTCCATCCGATGTAGTATCTCTTGGGCCATCATtagttattcaatatttaaaatcaaaaggCCCCTACAGAGCCATGTGATATGAGGAAGATGATTATTTACCATCTACCTCTGGTACTGAAATATCTTAAATGCTATTAAAGCCAAGAAAACTAAAGGATGATTTCAAATGTAATAGCATGTTATTATGACatgcttataataaattatatacatgctataattttcattgtatGTTTACTGTTTACATTATGTAAAACagaatttaatcaatattattttaaatcaaagttatgctttaactatttaaatgtattggtGTTGTATATAAATCTAGATGTCAGTACTTTCTAAAAGTAAggaatttattcttatttaataatgtttttattgtatatccAGTGGCCAAAAAGgtatgatttattattctacTATATCTAAGATAAGCTAGGAGGAAAGATGTAActgaatgttatttatatattttatgtgttgcTGTTGTATACATGTGTAGAATTAATTTTCAGAAATTACTATTAGCTTCAAAATTGAGCAAAAGCATGACAGCAAAGATTCTTAATagtttatcaattaatatctGTATCACATATTACCATTTGGattcattaaatgtatttgattaataatataattgttgatGTATATaggatttaaatatgtatacattagTTTATTAGGGTTGGCTTTGATTGTTTAGAAATGaaaagtatgttatataagacaaaaagtgtaaaatatattgcaagtTGTACCTAGTAAATACATGATGAAGTcttgtaattataatcaattaatttgacTTTCCAACGCAATCAAAATGTACACCTACTGTCTATGGTAaggatttaattatatatactatgaaAAGGATCTCATAGTTGTTCACAGTATTTGACTATAGCTGTTTCTGCTCCGAGACATTGCATTATAAGTTAGTTATgtgtgttaattaataattctttgtGTAAACAAAGTTGTTGTAGGTGTTACATTTATTCTATAGCTggctttttaaaacaatacatttcattgtttgttggtgttgtaaaaatattgcatttactattttaatgtttatatataggaTTTGTAGTAAAAACTTGTATGCTCATGTATAGTCCTTAGTTTACTGTTTACatctttcattttttaaatacaataagaaggttattcttttatatatttatatttaatgtattgatAATGAATGCATCATCAACTTGTTTTGCATATAATACCAATTGTCAATTGAATATGGTATGTTGACATTAAAAACtgatctttaatatatatatagtcatgtccaattataattgttagaCCATGTGTTGTAGGTATACTTTTCAAAggcctatattatattaaagcttctacattttgaattttgactATTGATGAGAAAATATTGGTGTCCAAGTTAAtacaactaaataaaatggttTACTCATTGttggatttttaaattttctctgCAATATAGATGTGCATAATTATCAAAGtattctcatttttttttatatttttttgccaAGTAGTGTATTGGTTGTTTTATGAGTAATATAAACTGTGATTGTTACGTATCTAAACAATTTAGTAATATAACACCTATTTTAATtagcaaaatttaattttgttaaaggtGTTAACTGTACCGGCACTGTGTTTAcaaactgtttaaaaaaataactaatgcATTTAATTACTATCAACAGTGTTCTATAATTATGTGACAAAAATAAGACTTAATTAAGATTACTTTTGCCACTGTGTAAGATTTATGTACTcttttatgtgttattaattgatatgaaataaattatataaatctggtatattgtttgaatttaaaaataaaggatgaaacaaaaaccactgtttaaattcaataatttataaagtgcAGTTacataagtttattatatcgATAGATTGCGCATTTCgtccttaaatataaattattgggagttatatacaatatatttcaaagcgTTACCTGTAAATCAAAGcaatctataaaatatctagAGAACAATAATCGTTGCAGTATGATAACGCACTTGAATGCTTATTCAttcttacatataaaaatattcgcCCTAATAAATCACTATAAAACACACAATATCATCACATGCCCATAAGACAGTATgaatctaaattataaatacaaaattcgaTAAAATGAgacaaaaatattagaataaatatgtAGCATCAATATATAGCTATCCAAAATTACGCCATACTTGACGAGTGACAAAATATATctgatacaaaaaataaatttatcaataccTTTTGTCGCAAAAATGCTAATAAATGCTGCtgacttttaattataaatgctgAACAGTACAAAACATTCATCCTTGCAACTAGTGACATTACTATTTGAGTAtgttaatacaatttactaGCATCTATTATCAGTCCTTATTCAcaagttacataatattaagaatatatttcaaaaacctTTTAATATCATCATTGAGGTTcatttgtgtaatattataaaaataacattgttacTCAATATTATTCAACAGTAACAATTTGTTTCCAACCATAACagctttattttacaaacatgtCTAAACTTACACCTATATTCATAAATCTTTGGCATatctatttacttaaaaagcagaaaatatacataagaatgttttattgtgatgatttgtttgtaatcttgaaattattattatggcaCATAATATCGCATAAAAGGATAAGAAGTagcatgaataatattatttaatattgtgatCTACTAAATATATCAAGGTTTTTCTAAAAGCATTCACAAATTGGTTCAGAAACACATTATTACTGTCACCTTGAGATTCCTGCATGAATATGTTGACTTAACTTTGTCATTTTGTGCATCACATTTACATGATTAGACACTTCCTTTGATGTCTCTTTTGAGGCTCTGGCCTTAATACTGCACGAACTGCTTCATCAAATACCTGTATAATATGggtaaattattaacaaattcaaattaaatttttgattcaaaaaattatataagtttcaattttttaaatttgctttaatatgtatttaaacagTGCGTCtcatgtaaaacaaaattaaaatatagaactatcaggaatttatattgaaaattccAACTTCCTAATTTGGAAGTCAGGGCTGacaactaacaaacaaacattttaacactTGAACAATTTCTAACAAAGTCACATACCTGTTTAAGCCCACGCTGTGTCAATGCTGAACACTCCATATATTTAACAGCTCTGATCTTATTTGCGAGTTTCTGTCCCTGTTCCCTCTTTAGAGGAGACATGCCCTGCTCAGATAGCAGACTCAAAGTTTCGCGATCATCTCGCAAGTCAATTTTTGTACctggaatattttaatagaaaaaaaaactctttccACTTTCATTGTAACTTCTATTTTGATATTACAAAATCCAAAATTGTATTCATATAGGCGACAGAAAATTGAGGTCAATACTTCATCACTATAAGTCACAACTATAAGATTTTATAGTTGTAGTTTCCATTATGTAGATTAAACATTTagctcataaaaatatatggtaTATTGTATATCATAAATGTTGAAAACATATTCTACTTGGAATCTTACTTACCAACCAAGATGATAGGGGCATCAGGACAGTGATGTTTAATTTCTGGATACCATTTTGAAGTAACATTTTCATAAGATGAAGGACTGAAAATTATAAGATATGTGTGTTATTTGAacagtttatataatactgaTGATTCAATTATAcccttaaatttttttttatataccttGTTACACTGAAACAAATAAGAAACACATCGGTTTGTGGGTAACTCAATGGTCTCAGTCTATCATAATCTTCTTGTCCCGCTGTATCCCACAATCCTAATGAAACTGCTACACCATCAACAACCATTGGTGCTGAATAGTTGTCGAATCTGGAATAGacaatttatgtattgtatcagactatttaataaaacatttttacgaTTAATACGAcggattaattttaatagtaaataaataaacaataatctaaatttaaaagtgattTGGTTCATCTGACATGTAAAAATGCCTATTTCAATACGAAATTACTTACACTGTAGGAACATATTCACCCGGAAAGCTATCCGTCGTGTAAGATATAAGCATACAAGTCTTTCCAACAGTTCCATCACCTACAACCACGCACTTAATCGGTCTCCCTGAAGACATCTAAAACAACGTAAACTTATGATAAAATACAGAAACCAGATTATGAGTcacaaaaaagcaaaaagtTCAAATGGAAATACACATAGGTATGCACcttaatataagttttatcaactatttgtttgtttttttattactaatacttcgtatatttctttaattcactatattatttagttaaaataattcatttatggATTGTAAAGCCAAAACTCGATCCCAATATAGAAAAAACACATTGAAAGATGGTTGCTTGGTTGCCAGAtagaagatttttataataattcagcttatttatgttgattttaatatataaaaaatcacaaagaTTAATCTATagtatctatactaattatataaatctgaagagtaTGTTTATTTGAGCTCTGTAATTACAGAACTACTAGCTGGTTCgaaatgcaaaatattttttggttgAATAGTCCTTTTAATGAGGAAATANNNNNNNNNNNNNNNNNNNNNNNNNNNNNNNNNNNNNNNNNNNNNNNNNNNNNNNNNNNNNNNNNNNNNNNNNNNNNNNNNNNNNNNNNNNNNNNNNNNNGGGTAAGCAGTCAtatcgaaaaataattaaatttaccgCAAGAATTACAAGGAGCTCCCGCGCCACTGTCGTGTCCTAATCTTGCTTTACTCAATTTTTCTCGCTGACTTTCCAATTTGGATAACCAAGCCGGCGCTTCAGGGGTCTCCACGCATGATTCACTCATCTAAAATACACGTATAATCATATCTTGCCCaacaaagttataaaatacaattgtaattatttaaagcagGTATTTACTGTTCCTTACCTTATTTATGGTGTACCTAATACCAAAATCGTCTCAAAACAaaataggtattataaaacaaatctaataaatatcataacgTATGATAAAAACATGCACGTTGTAACAATACACAATACATCCAATATCAACCACAATCACAAACAACAAATGAATTTGTGTGAGTCAAACTTATCAATGACGATTGACGGAAGACCTATTGAGTGAGTATTGACCAATAATAACTCGTTAACTTCGACAATTTTCCATAGGTATTGCCAGCTCTAATCCATTTCCCTATCTCGATTAAGTATACACATTACAATGACGTCACAGGtctaaattttgaaataccaatcttatttattgaatttaatgctGTTACTTTTAATGACAAAAGGTGTATCATCAAGATTGAAATTAACGagctattatttttgttttgaaataccTCTTATTAAgcaattacttatttactttgaatttaactcagacaatattttaattcttaacaAAGTAGcagaatttatcatttaatttttagttttatagcattgaaatgctttataaatgagaaattttgaaagaatagaaaaaaattgatcacgaggcaggatacgaacctgcgttttctattctttctattctttcaaaatttctcagaatttatcatatttattaattcataattattacaaaaaaagttaCGTATGTAGGTCTACGGTTGTAAATTTCAAGGTACAGCGTCTTTGACTTTTATAAGTCACAATTACCTTATCATATTCAGAACATAGTACCTgattaattatactttattagc
Proteins encoded:
- the LOC119837855 gene encoding leucine-rich repeat protein soc-2 homolog; the encoded protein is MNLDNSSRENSEALDSVGTVSPREKYHSMKDKKVSVPSTEGARPKVVTVKHPESNKPKPTAKKNKPIQADLDVIKEFMRCRDEGVKRLDLSKSSITSLPPNVRDLTHLNEFYLYGNKLVALPAEFGCLTNLQTLALNENSLTSLPDSLANLKSLKVLDLRHNKLNDIPEVVYKLTSLTTLFLRFNRIRVVGDGIANLTNLTMLSLRENKIKELSSGIGNLVNLVTFDVSHNHLEHLPQEIGNCVNLSTLDLQHNDLLDIPETIGNLQALTRLGLRYNRLSSIPASLSNCVNMDEFNVEGNSISQLPNGLLCNLTKLTSITLSRNSFTSYPSGGPAQFTNVYSINLEHNQIDKIPYAIFSRAKNLTKLNMKENLLTSLPLDIGTWLNMVELNLGTNHLTKLPDDIQCLQNLQVLILSNNLLRRIPPSIGNLGKLRVLDLEENKLEILPNEIGFLHELQKLIVQSNQLTTLPRSIGHLVNLTFLSVGENNLQYLPEEIGTLENLESLYLNDNPNLCNLPFELALCVSLQIMSIENCPLTAIPSDVVSLGPSLVIQYLKSKGPYRAM
- the LOC119839500 gene encoding ras-related C3 botulinum toxin substrate 1, whose amino-acid sequence is MSSGRPIKCVVVGDGTVGKTCMLISYTTDSFPGEYVPTVFDNYSAPMVVDGVAVSLGLWDTAGQEDYDRLRPLSYPQTDVFLICFSVTSPSSYENVTSKWYPEIKHHCPDAPIILVGTKIDLRDDRETLSLLSEQGMSPLKREQGQKLANKIRAVKYMECSALTQRGLKQVFDEAVRAVLRPEPQKRHQRKCLIM